The stretch of DNA TTGGGCATCGGCTGCTCGCATCTGCCCATTGCGCGCCACGGCATGGGCGACACCGCGTCGCGGCACGCGCCGTGTAAAACCACCGGCACCTGTAAATACTGCCCCTTCGGGGCCCGCTACGCGGCCACCAATTTTCTCAATGACATGCGCCAGTTCGGCGGCTACCCCAATTTTGCGGTCAAACTCAACTGCGTGGTGCAGGAGATCGTCATGGCCGACAAGGCCAACGCCTCCGGGGTGACCTACTACGACAAACTGGCCAAGCGCTATGAGACCCTCACCGCCAAACGCATCATCGTGGCGGGCGGCGCCATCGAATCGCCCAAATTGTTGCTGCGCTCCACCTCGGACTATTGGCCTCAGGGCGTCGGCAATGACGCCGATCTGGTGGGGCGCAATCTGATCACCCACCCGTACTTCATCTTCTCGGGCCGACTCCCCGCCAATCCGCACAAGCTGCAGCCGGAGATGAACTTTCCCACCCTCTGTTCACGCCATTTCGACTCCCCCGCAGAGCAGGCCAAAGGCAAGTTCATCCTGGTCAACCCGCCCAGCTCGCCGGGCGTCAATCTGGCCGCGCTGATGCAGTCCGGGCAGACGCCGGCACAGATGCAGCAGAGCGTGACAGGGGCGCAGACCGTGCAGCTCCACGGCATGGTGGAGATGTTCAGCCACTTGAAAAACCGCGTGATGAACCTCGACGAGGTCAATCAGATCGGCTTGAATGAGACCATCGTGGACTACACGCAACCGGCGGACTTCGACGCCCGCATGGCTGAGATCGGCGGCCACGTCAAACAGATCTTCGACGCCATGGGGGTGAGCATGGTCGGCAAGCCCACGGTCTCCTGGCGCGCCGATCACGCCTCCTGCACCTGCCGCATGAGCGACTCAGCCAGCGAAGGGGTGACCGATGCGCATATGCGCGTGCATGGAGTGGACAATCTCTACGTCTGCTCCAACGCCGCCTTCTGCTCCTCCGGGGCGATCAATCCCACCCTGACGCTGACCGCTCTGGCGCTGCGACTGGGCCAACACCTCATCGATCAAAAGCGCGCTGCGGGAGCCTGACCATGACCACTCTGCAAGAACAGAAACAGAAACTCTATACCCTGTTGCAGGCCGCCTTTGAGTTGGAGCTCTCCACCATTCCGGCCTACTTCACCGCCATGGCCAGCATCCAGCCGGGGAGCAATCAGCACGCCTCGGCCATCATCCGCAGCGTGATGATGGAGGAGATGCTGCACATGGTGCTGGCGGGCAATGTGCTCACCAGTCTGGGCGGCGCGGTGACGCTGAACGCAGACCATATCCCGCGCTATCCGGTCAATCTGGAGTTTCAGGGGCAGAAATTTCAGGACCGCGACTTCGACGTCAATCTGGCGCCCTTCTCCCAGGACGCCATCGAGACCTTCATGAAGATCGAATTGCCCACCGAGTTTGTGCGCAAGGCGCAGCCAGAACATAAACTGTTGAGCAGTGAAATGACCGTGCCGGGCATCACCATCGGCGCGTTCTACCACAGCGTGGAGCAGATGCTTAAGCAACTCTGCGACGCCTATCCCGAAGCCGAAGTTTTCAGCGGCGATCCGGCGCATCAAATCACCGAGAACTACTACTGGGCCGGCGGCGGCCAGCCGGTGGCGGTCACCAATCTGGCCAGCGCCCTGGAGGCGCTCAATGTGATCATTCGCCAGGGCGAGGGCAGCGGCGGCTCCATTGCCGATGGCGACGCCCACTATTTCGATCAACCGCAGGAGGTCGCGCACTACTTCCGCTTCAATGAGATCCACCAAGGGCGGCTCTATCAGCCCGGCGACACACCCAAGGATCCGCCCAGCGGCGCGCCGCTGCCGGTGGACTATGCAGCGGCCTATCCCATCATCGTCAACGCCCAGGCCAACGACTATGGGACGGACGCCAACATGACGGCGTTGAATAATCGCTTTAACGAGAACTACACTGTGATGCTCCAGCAGATCGGTGAAGCCTTCAACGGCGCGCCGCAGACGCTGTACACCGCCATTACCGACGGCATGCGCAGTTTGGGGCCGATGGCGGCGTTGATGATGAGCCAATCGATTGCCGGTGACGCGCAGGGGCGACATGGCGCGCCGTCGTTCGAGTGGCGCGTTCCCGCCGCATTGGACGGCGCATAAGCGTGCTGAACAAGCGGCGGCAAACGGGCGTGTCAGTGACCCGTTAGCCGCCGCTCAATTTCCAACGGAGGGTGGCGATGGAATTCAGATTGGCGACATTCAACGTAGAGAACCTGTTTGTGCGTTTGGACTTCAATGCGTTCACCGATGAGCGGGCGCAGAACTATCTGCCTGCGGTGGCGCAATTCTACGCCCAGGACGCCGCCGCTGATGGCGATTTGAGCCGGTTTGAGGCGTTCAAGGCGATGCTGAGCGGGGTGATGTTGGCGCAGGCCGATGACAAACGGCAATTCACCGCCGCGGCCATGGCCGAAGCCGACGCCCACCTGTTTTGCATGCAGGAGGTGGATAACATCAACGCGCTGATGCGGTTTCACGACGCCTATCTGAAAAAGGCGGGCGCCGGAGCCTACGCGCAGAAGATCCTGTTTGAAGGCAACGACCGGCGCGGCATCGATGTGGCGGCGCTGGCGCGCGACGAGCGCGCGGTGATGAGCCGCTCCCACGCCTGGCTCACCCCCTCCTGGTTTGGCAACCAGGCCGCGCGCGACGCCCTGATTGAGGCGTATCCGCTGATCAAGTCTGAGATCAACAAACGGCGCGCCATCTTCAGCCGCGACTGTCTGGAGATGGAGTATGCCCACGACGGCAAGCGCCTGACGGTGTTCAACTGCCACTTCAAGTCCATGAGCGGCGGGCGCAATAAGAGTTTGGGCAAGCGGCAGTTGGAGGCGCTGGCGGTCAAGCGGATCATCCAGAACAAATTCGCCGACCCGGCAGCGGAGAACTGGGTGGTGGTGGGGGATATGAACGACTACCGCCAGCAGATCAAGGTGACGGCCAAACGGCGCGCCGACGGCTCCTATGTCGAGAACCTCAAGACGCTGGGCGCTGATGATCCCTCCGGGGTCGATCCCTTGCTGGATGATGGCTTTGGCGTCAACGCGCTGGATGCGTTGGATGCGACCGCGCGCTGGACCCACTACTACCCAGGCGACAGAACCAAGACCCAACTGGACTATATGATCGTCTCGCCTGCGCTCAACGCCAGGATCAAGGGCAAGCCGCAGGTGATTCGCAGCGGCCAGCCCTATCGGGTTCCCAACAGCGATGAGATTCAACGCTACCCGCGCATTGGCATGGATCGCCCCAAGGCCAGCGACCACTGCCCGGTGGCGGTGACGTTCAAGCTGTAGAGTTTGCTAGAGTCAGTCGAATTCAAAATTGGACATTGGCGATTTTGAAAATGAAAGATATCGAGGGCTTTGCCCTCGAGCTCCCAAGATCAACAACCAAACCGTGATTCGGGCCATCCATGGCCCTCACCCTTCGGGCTCGCTATCGCGAGTCCGATTCGGCAATCCTGCCGAATCGTGGGTCCGCCCACACCCGCTGGGGGCGCGGCCCCCAGACCCCGCCGCCGACCAGTCGGCGGCCAATAGTCAGCGCAAGCCGGGCCTGTGTCACGCAAACATTGAGCATTCTGAGTTTGTGATATTCTGGTTTCAAGCGACTATACCGGTCAAATGCACAGGGGCGGCCCCGTCTGGGACCGCCCCTGTTTTTTCTACACTGCGTAATCCGAGCGGATTACGCTTTGAGGATTTTGCTCACTTTGGGCGACAGCAGACGCGCGGCGTCCAGCGGCGCAGCGCCCAGCAGCGGACGCAGGTAGTCGCAGAACGCCGGGGTGACGTCGTTGGCTTCGGCGGTGATATACTCGTCGGCCATAACCTTGGTTAGCGCCGCAACCTCCTCCACGCGGGCCAGTTGGAAGTCCACCGCATAGTTCCCAACGCGCTTCATGGCGATGGTGCCGGAGTTGCCGTGGCCGATGGCCTGAATCGCCGCCATCTGACCGGCTTCGCGGGCCTCCTTCTGGTCCACTTCCGAAACCACCCCCAGGAACGAGCGCTGCAGGTAGCCGAAGGTGTCGCCGCGCACGCGTTTGATGCCCAGTTTGGACTTGATCTCGTTGACCAACAGGTCGGCCAGGGCGCCGGTGCCGGAGAGCTGCACGTTGCCGTGGGCGTCGCGCTCCACCTCTTCCTGCAGCTTGGTGATAATGGGCGCGCCGGTCTCGTCGTGGATGCCCTCGGAGACGGCGATGATGCAGCGGCCATGTTTCTCATACATGGATTTGACGTCGCCAAGGAACTTGTCGATGTCGAAGGTGCGCTCGGGCAGATAGATCAGGTGCGGACCATCATCAGCGAAGGTGCGCGCCATGGCCGAGGCGGCGGTGAGGAAGCCCGCATGGCGGCCCATCACCACGCCCACATAGACGCCGGGCAGGCTGCGGTTGTCGAGGTTGACGCCAGCAAACGCGCCCGCCACGAACTTGGCCGCCGAGGGGAAGCCCGGGGTGTGGTCGTTGGCCATCAGATCGTTGTCGATGGTCTTGGGAATGTGCATGGCGGTCAGGTCGTAACCCGACTCCTTGGCGAAATTGCCGACGATGCGGCAGGCGTCGGAGGAGTCGTTGCCGCCGATGTAGAAGAAGTAGCGGATGTCGTGGGCCTGCAGGACCTTGGCGATCTCCTTGCAGTAGTCGGCGTCGGGTTTGTCGCGGGTGGAGCCCAGGGCCGAAGAGGGGATCTGCGCGATGCGCTCGAGGTTGAGGTTGGTCTCGTAGGTCAGGTCGATCATCTCTTCGTCGACGATGCCGCGCACCCCGTGCAGCGCGCCATAAACGGCGTCGATATGTCCGTAGCTACGCGCCTGCAACACCGCGCCAACCAGCGATTGGTTGATCACGGCGGTGGGGCCGCCGCCTTGGGCGATCAAGGCTTTTCCCGGTTTCATAACGCTCGTTCCTTTCGCAAATGGGTTCCTGACTGCGCGCAGAAAAGCTGCGGGTGACATTGCGTGCAGGCAGATTAACTCGGCGATAGTTGGATGGGAATGGTTTTCCGCTGCGGAAACGCCTTCTTGAGCAGGGCGTGTCCGCGATCGTGCAGATACTCGCCCCACTGCTGCGCCATCAACTGCTCGGCCTCATCCTGGGCGATCTCGAGGAATTGGGCGAACTCCAGGTAGATGCGCAGCTCCTCATCGGCGTCGGGGGAGCCCAATTGCTGGTCGATACGGTAGCACACCCCCACCAGCTGCATCGCCTCTTCCATCTTGTCGCGCTCTTTGGCCAGACGCGCCAACTGGAACAGCGCCGCCGCTTCGCCGCGCCGATCCTCCAGGCGTTGTTTAAGCTTGAGCGCCTCCAACAGACGCGGCTCGGCGTCGTCGAGCTTGCCGTCGCCCAAGTCGATGGCGCCGAGCTGATGCAGGGTGTAGCTGCGCTGCTGTTCAAACGGTCCCAGCTCCAGCATCGGCAGCGCCTCTTCGTAATACTCCCGCGCCGCCTCGGTGTTGCCGCGTTGGTAGTAGAGCGCCGCCAGTTGCGGCAGCAGCATGGCCAGCTCCTGCTCGGCCCCCGCCAGTCGATAGAACTGTAGCGCCTTCTCCAGATGCTTCATGGCGATGTCGCGCTCGTCATCCTCCAGCGCCAGCATGCCCAACTGGTGTAGAGTGGCGGCCCGCGCCGGATAATTGCGCGCCTTCTTCCACAGCCGTTCGCTCTGCTCCAAACGGCCAATGGCCGAGGCGCGATCCCCCTGGTGCAGCTCAATAGCCGCCAATTGGTTGAGAATCGCCGCCTGCCCGCTGGAGTCCTGCGCTTCGCGCATCAGCTCCAGAGCGTCTCCCAGCAGATGCGCGGCGCCGCCGATATCCTGCGCCGCCATCTTCAGCGACGCCAACGCCTGCAGCGCCTCGCCCTCAATTCCTGGTTCAGCGCGTTCACGCCCCTCCTTGAGCGCCAATTCAAACCAGCGCTGCGCCTCTTCCGGGCGGCCCGTCTCCAGGAAGATGCGGCCCATACGCAGCAGCGGCAGGGGGTGGTTGGTCAGTCGCCGCGACTCGTTGTTCAGACGCAGCGCCTCATCCACATGGCCATGGCGCAGCAGCGCCGAAGCCAGGGAGTCGGAGAGCTCCAGGAACTTGGACGCATCGCCAGCGCCATGGGCGTGGCCGCGGGCTTCAAACAGCAGATCGAACCAGGTGTGGCCATAGGCGCTAGCGCGCTCGGAACCGACCCACTGCAGGGTCATCTCCGCCAGTTTGGCGTGCACGCTCTGGCGCAGGTCCGCCGCCAAGGTGTCCGAGGCGTTGAGCGCGTCGCGCAGGAACGGCTCCAACATCCACAGCGCCGCGCCTTCGGGTCCGCTGCCCGCTTCGCATACCCAGCCGGATTCGCGCCACAGCTCCAACTCGGCGTCGCTCAGGTCGCGGCTCTCGTCGCACATGGCGTTGAGGGAGGCCACATCCATCGGCGTGCGCGCCAACGCCCAAGTGGCCAAAAGCTGTCTGTCTTCGGGGCTCAGATCCGCCAGCACCGCCTGCGAAAGGATCTGCCCGGAGGGATCCATGCCCGGGGTGAGGGGGCCGCTCAGGTCCAACGACACCTGATCCACTGACAGCGCTTGCTGACACACTGCGCGCAGGCTCTCCGCCGGTTGCGAATCGGCCCAGCCCAGAATGAGCGGCGCCGGGGCGAAGGAGGCGATCTGCAGTTGGCGCAGCGCTTCGATGTCGTCCCAGCTCAGGTCGCTGGCGTTGATGCGCCGCATCAGCCCGTCGTGTCGGCAGGCGCGTTTGTAGAAAGCGCTGTCCTCGGGCTCCTCCAACGCTTCATGCAGGAAGGTGGAGGCGGGTTTGGCGCCGCTCTTGAGCACCGGCGCGCAACGGCTGCTGAGCAGCAGGCGCGAGCGGCCCGAGATGCGCGTGATCAGCATCTCATACAGCGCCGCCATGGCGGGCGAGAGGAAGTGGCGGCTGTCGCCATCCATGCCGTAGTCCAACCCATCGAGCACCAACGCCAACGGCAGGCGCTGATTGATCAGGCCAACGACAAACTCCAGCCGTTTGCTCAGATCCAGGTCGGGACTGTCGAGAATGGCGAACTCCTCATCAAAGCCTTTATCCAGCAGCTTTTGCGCAACCGCTTCAATCACCCGGTGTACGCTGATGGGATTGGCGGGGGAGCCCTTGACCACCATCGGCTCCAGCCCCTCCTGGGAGAGCGACCAGGCCATGCGCGCGGTCAAGGCGCTCTTGCCCAGCCCCTCTACGCCGGTGAGCAGAAGCACCTGCAAACCGCCATGGCGCATGCGCGCCAGCAGCGGACCCAATTGTCGTCGGCGGCCAAAGAAGGGCGCCGGGATCGGCAAAATCACACCGGGCGGCGGCGGGTAGGCGGCTTGATCGAACTCCGGGCGCACCCGTGGGGCGGCGTCGGAGACGTTGTACAGACCATCGCCAACAGCGCTGGCGAACAGCGCCGGAGCGGCCCAATCTGCCGAACAGACGGCATCGCGCGCGGCGCGCACCGCGGCGTCCACGCCACTGCCGCCGATGAGTTTGCCATACAGCGCGGTGAGGAAGGCGCGGCTGCGCTTGTCGCCTCCATCCCAGGGCAGCACTACCACCAACGGCGCGCCCAGTGCGCTCAGCTGCGCGCCCAGCTCCAGCAATGCGCCCTCAGGGGCGTGGCTCTCATCACGCGCGGTGGCGCCGCTGAGGATGATGCCGCGCACACCGCTGGATTGCAGCGCATCCTGATTCAGTGTGTGGGCGTCCACAAAGCGCAATCCGCTGGCGTCATCGGCAGCCAGCCCCAACAGCGCAGCGCCGGATTCATCGCGTTTGACCGGCGCGGAGAGATGCAACAGTTGCGGCTGCATGCGATTGATGCGGCTCTTCAGATCGCTCAGGTCAGCGCGTTCGCACGCCTCCAGATAGCGTTCGCCACGGGCTGCGCCTGCGGTTTGGAAGAAGAGTTGTTCGGCGGCGATGTGCCGCTGCGGGGCGCTGACGGGATCAGCGTCCACCGCGCACAGCAGGGCGCGCAGCGGGCCGTTGGGCAGGGTGATGCAGCAGCGCGCAGTCTCTTTTACGCCCGTAGCCAGACGGCGGAATTTGACCTGAGGATTGCGGCTCAGCGGCGCGCCATTGGCGTCGGCCAGCGTCTCCCAGGGCCAGCTCAGCGATTCCGGGTCGGTGGTTCCCACACCCAGCAGCACGGTGCTCTCTGCGGCCAGCAGGGCGTCAATGCG from Magnetofaba australis IT-1 encodes:
- a CDS encoding tetratricopeptide repeat protein; the protein is MIVAETRISLSITRTDNGGWRVEILQESEPLARMERDGAALQPLRAALEAWTQARRMAERGDAQMAHNALTAVGVELRAAFLGEAALRIDALLAAESTVLLGVGTTDPESLSWPWETLADANGAPLSRNPQVKFRRLATGVKETARCCITLPNGPLRALLCAVDADPVSAPQRHIAAEQLFFQTAGAARGERYLEACERADLSDLKSRINRMQPQLLHLSAPVKRDESGAALLGLAADDASGLRFVDAHTLNQDALQSSGVRGIILSGATARDESHAPEGALLELGAQLSALGAPLVVVLPWDGGDKRSRAFLTALYGKLIGGSGVDAAVRAARDAVCSADWAAPALFASAVGDGLYNVSDAAPRVRPEFDQAAYPPPPGVILPIPAPFFGRRRQLGPLLARMRHGGLQVLLLTGVEGLGKSALTARMAWSLSQEGLEPMVVKGSPANPISVHRVIEAVAQKLLDKGFDEEFAILDSPDLDLSKRLEFVVGLINQRLPLALVLDGLDYGMDGDSRHFLSPAMAALYEMLITRISGRSRLLLSSRCAPVLKSGAKPASTFLHEALEEPEDSAFYKRACRHDGLMRRINASDLSWDDIEALRQLQIASFAPAPLILGWADSQPAESLRAVCQQALSVDQVSLDLSGPLTPGMDPSGQILSQAVLADLSPEDRQLLATWALARTPMDVASLNAMCDESRDLSDAELELWRESGWVCEAGSGPEGAALWMLEPFLRDALNASDTLAADLRQSVHAKLAEMTLQWVGSERASAYGHTWFDLLFEARGHAHGAGDASKFLELSDSLASALLRHGHVDEALRLNNESRRLTNHPLPLLRMGRIFLETGRPEEAQRWFELALKEGRERAEPGIEGEALQALASLKMAAQDIGGAAHLLGDALELMREAQDSSGQAAILNQLAAIELHQGDRASAIGRLEQSERLWKKARNYPARAATLHQLGMLALEDDERDIAMKHLEKALQFYRLAGAEQELAMLLPQLAALYYQRGNTEAAREYYEEALPMLELGPFEQQRSYTLHQLGAIDLGDGKLDDAEPRLLEALKLKQRLEDRRGEAAALFQLARLAKERDKMEEAMQLVGVCYRIDQQLGSPDADEELRIYLEFAQFLEIAQDEAEQLMAQQWGEYLHDRGHALLKKAFPQRKTIPIQLSPS
- a CDS encoding 6-phosphofructokinase, encoding MKPGKALIAQGGGPTAVINQSLVGAVLQARSYGHIDAVYGALHGVRGIVDEEMIDLTYETNLNLERIAQIPSSALGSTRDKPDADYCKEIAKVLQAHDIRYFFYIGGNDSSDACRIVGNFAKESGYDLTAMHIPKTIDNDLMANDHTPGFPSAAKFVAGAFAGVNLDNRSLPGVYVGVVMGRHAGFLTAASAMARTFADDGPHLIYLPERTFDIDKFLGDVKSMYEKHGRCIIAVSEGIHDETGAPIITKLQEEVERDAHGNVQLSGTGALADLLVNEIKSKLGIKRVRGDTFGYLQRSFLGVVSEVDQKEAREAGQMAAIQAIGHGNSGTIAMKRVGNYAVDFQLARVEEVAALTKVMADEYITAEANDVTPAFCDYLRPLLGAAPLDAARLLSPKVSKILKA
- a CDS encoding endonuclease/exonuclease/phosphatase family protein, which encodes MEFRLATFNVENLFVRLDFNAFTDERAQNYLPAVAQFYAQDAAADGDLSRFEAFKAMLSGVMLAQADDKRQFTAAAMAEADAHLFCMQEVDNINALMRFHDAYLKKAGAGAYAQKILFEGNDRRGIDVAALARDERAVMSRSHAWLTPSWFGNQAARDALIEAYPLIKSEINKRRAIFSRDCLEMEYAHDGKRLTVFNCHFKSMSGGRNKSLGKRQLEALAVKRIIQNKFADPAAENWVVVGDMNDYRQQIKVTAKRRADGSYVENLKTLGADDPSGVDPLLDDGFGVNALDALDATARWTHYYPGDRTKTQLDYMIVSPALNARIKGKPQVIRSGQPYRVPNSDEIQRYPRIGMDRPKASDHCPVAVTFKL
- a CDS encoding GMC oxidoreductase, with amino-acid sequence MSIDTLIIGSGVAAAAVSQRLLDDDPNASILILEAGQAVKMQDAAIWQDYVISGKLPYTKYYDAPYPERDQPGQNLNIGGTVMPLDGSRVMTYGGSTIHWGGWSFRLKPEDFQLKSNTGYGVDWPFSYDHLEPWYAEAERYIGVSGDNNDPTVPRSQGYPFAAFPYTLEDAPVRKAMDALGIGCSHLPIARHGMGDTASRHAPCKTTGTCKYCPFGARYAATNFLNDMRQFGGYPNFAVKLNCVVQEIVMADKANASGVTYYDKLAKRYETLTAKRIIVAGGAIESPKLLLRSTSDYWPQGVGNDADLVGRNLITHPYFIFSGRLPANPHKLQPEMNFPTLCSRHFDSPAEQAKGKFILVNPPSSPGVNLAALMQSGQTPAQMQQSVTGAQTVQLHGMVEMFSHLKNRVMNLDEVNQIGLNETIVDYTQPADFDARMAEIGGHVKQIFDAMGVSMVGKPTVSWRADHASCTCRMSDSASEGVTDAHMRVHGVDNLYVCSNAAFCSSGAINPTLTLTALALRLGQHLIDQKRAAGA
- a CDS encoding ferritin-like domain-containing protein, with amino-acid sequence MTTLQEQKQKLYTLLQAAFELELSTIPAYFTAMASIQPGSNQHASAIIRSVMMEEMLHMVLAGNVLTSLGGAVTLNADHIPRYPVNLEFQGQKFQDRDFDVNLAPFSQDAIETFMKIELPTEFVRKAQPEHKLLSSEMTVPGITIGAFYHSVEQMLKQLCDAYPEAEVFSGDPAHQITENYYWAGGGQPVAVTNLASALEALNVIIRQGEGSGGSIADGDAHYFDQPQEVAHYFRFNEIHQGRLYQPGDTPKDPPSGAPLPVDYAAAYPIIVNAQANDYGTDANMTALNNRFNENYTVMLQQIGEAFNGAPQTLYTAITDGMRSLGPMAALMMSQSIAGDAQGRHGAPSFEWRVPAALDGA